TTTCCCGCAACAACAGTATGCGTTCGGACTCTATCTTTATGGAAATGGATTCCGCGAAGAAAACCGAAGTGCTGCAGGAGTATTTTGTTCCAATAGATGCATATGGGGACTATATCGATGATTTAAGAGAAACGCTGGAAGACTATCCAGAGTTGAACATGCTGAATATTACCGTACGGTACGTGAAAGAAAATGAGGAAGCAACACTTTCCTATGCAAAAGAGGATATGTTTGCATTAGTCATTTTGCTAAACCAAGGAACGGATGAGGAAAGTATTGTCGAAACGCAGGAAGCTGTCCAAGCAATGATTGATGTTACACTTTCCCATGGAGGAACGTATTATTTACCGTATTATGGCTATCCGTCGAAAGCACAATTTCAACAGGCATATCCATCCTACAAAGACTTTTTACAAACGAAAAAACGCTTCGACCCAGAGAATCTTTTTCAAAACCGATTTTATGAGGAGTATTTGAAATGACGTATTCATCCTTTATTCGCTACCAAAGTATTGTCGGCATTGCGACAAGTATGATCTTTCCATTTTACATTCTCCTACTTCGAAACGTTGGAGATTCCTACGCTCAGTTTGGATGGGCATATGGTTTATTCACATTGGCAGCAGCGTTAAGCTATCCCGTTATTGGAAAAGTAGCAGATAAATTTGGCGATTGCGTGTTATTGGGCACGTATGCATGGGGAATGGCAGTCATTTTACTATTCTTACCGCTTGCTTTTGAAATATGGCACGTCTATCTCTTGCAAATTTTCATGGGTATCCTCGGTGCCATCCAGCGAAATGCAGAAAAAACCGTCCTTGCACGACTTGTGGAAAAACAAAGTGCTGGGAAGGAAATTGGAACATATCATGTGTGGACATCCATCGCTGCTGCAATCGCGATTATCGCAACGGGTTATTTGGTCGACTTTTTAACCATTGGCTCCATTTTTTACGTCGCATCCATCTTATTCGCAATTAGTGGTGTGATGGTTTTTCGAATGAAAAGCAGTGTGCCTTCCATTTCCCAAAATACTCAGACTGATTTCGAGAGCTGATTGTAGAGCTTGGTCCATAAAATGGTGCCAAGGACAATTAGGAAGATGCTTGCTACGGAAAAAAGGCTCACTGTTTGAGGTATTTCTGAAAACAACAAGTGATCATTTATCTCTAAAAAGCCAATATAGAATCCTGTTCCCGCTCCATCTTGATGAAGTAAAGTTGGGACTAATGACATTGTCTCAACAAAAATAAAAAATCCAGCGCCAATCAAAAGAAGTCCTGTAACAAAAACGGATAATTTGTTCATCTTTTTTTCTCCATTCTGAAGGGTTTTTTAGGTGTCTCTCGAAAAAGTATATATACAAAGGAGGAAACAAGGTGCGGACATTTCACTATGATATATATATTGCAGCTTCTCCCGATAAAATTTGGGAAGCTTGGACAAAAAGCGAGCATACAGAACGTTATTTCTTTGGAACGGCCATTCGTTCCGACTGGAATATTGGCTCGTCCATCGAATATTTGCGAGGTGAAGTGACTGATTTCGGTGAAATTATCGAACTCATACCTAACCGCAAGCTCGTGCACAGTTGGTCGAACACTTCTGATACTTCTGATAGAGAGGAACCAACAGTGGTGAGTCTAACACTCACTTCAATGGGAGACGTTACGAAAGTAACGCTTGACCACGAGAAGTTATTGAGTGCTGACTATGAAGAAAATCCTTATACGTTTCGTGGATACAACAATGGATGGCCATTTATCCTTAGCAATCTAAAATCGTATATAGAGACAGACAATTTGTTAGAAGTAGATTTTAGTGAGGATGTTTCCTAATGTTTCCAAACCGGTGAGGTCTATTGTCACCGGTTTTACTTTTTCCCAAAAAAGTGTACAACGTATCCTTCATTTATTTGTTCAATCGTTGCATACGTGATTCCAAAAATCGTATATGCATTTACCTCTGCGTGAATAGCACCGTCTTCATTGGAATAAGACTCCAGTCCATAGCCAAGAACGAGCGGTCGCTCCATGTCGTTAAAAAGCCTCGTTTCCATTGCCTTAACATCATGGACGGCTTTGAGCTCTTCATCGATGGTCATAGAGTCAAGTGATGTTGACTCTATGACTTTAGGTGGAATAAAAGCGAAGAGAGCAATAACGATAAGGATTAGTGGAATGGCCACCCATTTTTTAGATAAGATGTTTCTGAAAAAGCTAGCATCTTCAAAATCCTGATCAAACATGTGCAATTCCCCCTTTGCCCGTTATACGATTAACACAGGAAAAAGTTTCCTTTATTTCTCTCTAAAATCGAGACCTTGTTTTCGTAACGCAATTTTTAA
The Paenisporosarcina cavernae genome window above contains:
- a CDS encoding MFS transporter; translated protein: MTYSSFIRYQSIVGIATSMIFPFYILLLRNVGDSYAQFGWAYGLFTLAAALSYPVIGKVADKFGDCVLLGTYAWGMAVILLFLPLAFEIWHVYLLQIFMGILGAIQRNAEKTVLARLVEKQSAGKEIGTYHVWTSIAAAIAIIATGYLVDFLTIGSIFYVASILFAISGVMVFRMKSSVPSISQNTQTDFES
- a CDS encoding SRPBCC domain-containing protein translates to MRTFHYDIYIAASPDKIWEAWTKSEHTERYFFGTAIRSDWNIGSSIEYLRGEVTDFGEIIELIPNRKLVHSWSNTSDTSDREEPTVVSLTLTSMGDVTKVTLDHEKLLSADYEENPYTFRGYNNGWPFILSNLKSYIETDNLLEVDFSEDVS